A region of Deinococcus rubellus DNA encodes the following proteins:
- a CDS encoding GNAT family N-acetyltransferase — MTIRELQGNDIRLSYAAMFELRGQRPPLASPESFQAWVSEQASQGYRLAASFDGTGEAQAVCGFRVLNFLYSGRQLYIDDLSTVPAARGRGHARALLAWAEAEARRLGCESLHLDSGVQRFPAHRLYLGTGMDITAHHFARSLL, encoded by the coding sequence ATGACGATTCGTGAACTTCAGGGCAACGATATTCGACTCAGCTACGCCGCCATGTTCGAGCTGCGCGGCCAGCGCCCGCCGCTCGCCTCACCGGAGAGCTTTCAGGCCTGGGTGAGCGAACAGGCCAGTCAGGGCTACCGTCTGGCCGCCTCGTTCGACGGGACAGGGGAGGCGCAGGCGGTGTGTGGTTTCCGGGTGCTGAACTTCTTATATTCGGGCCGCCAGCTTTACATCGACGATCTGAGTACTGTGCCCGCCGCACGGGGCCGGGGCCATGCCCGCGCCCTGCTGGCCTGGGCTGAGGCCGAGGCGCGGCGGCTCGGCTGCGAGAGCCTGCACCTCGATTCGGGCGTGCAGCGGTTCCCGGCCCACCGGCTGTATCTGGGCACCGGTATGGACATCACGGCGCACCATTTCGCCCGGAGTCTGCTGTGA